A window of Caretta caretta isolate rCarCar2 chromosome 13, rCarCar1.hap1, whole genome shotgun sequence contains these coding sequences:
- the LOC125622043 gene encoding granzyme B isoform X2, translating into MQAQILLPLPMAFLLPPRAWAGEIIGGKNAKPHSRPYMAYLDIQRRNKLISCGGFLVAENFVLTAAHCNGDKITVKLGAHNISKQERSQQEIPVCRQILHPQYDSETTNNDIMLLQLAETVKLNKWVKTIPLPRTNKREKPGTKCSVAGWGCTSKQSESAPATTLQEANLKVLEDDVCLKNPDVTYYDYDASTMMCVGDPKKGKASFRGDSGGPLVCGKRAQGIVSWGSQNSASPGVYTRVSTFISWIKETMRTLEPRAEPGIAARARAAPLLSFGEAQM; encoded by the exons ATGCAGGCCCAGATCTTGCTCCCGCTCCCcatggcctttctcctgccccccagggcctgggctg GTGAGATCATTGGAGGAAAAAAtgccaagccccactccagacccTACATGGCCTATCTGGATATACAACGCAGAAACAAGCTTATCAGCTGCGGAGGGTTCCTGGTGGCGGAGAACTTCGTGCTGACGGCCGCTCACTGCAATGGAGA CAAGATCACTGTCAAGCTGGGAGCGCATAATATTAGTAAACAGGAACGGAGCCAACAAGAGATCCCTGTGTGTCGCCAGATCCTCCACCCACAATACGACAGTGAGACCACTAACAATGACATCATGCTGTTGCAG CTGGCAGAGACAGTGAAGCTGAATAAATGGGTGAAAACCATCCCCCTGCCACGCACCAACAAGAGAGAGAAGCCAGGGACCAAATGCAGTGTCGCCGGCTGGGGCTGCACCAGCAAACAGAGTGAATCAGCCCCAGCCACCACACTCCAGGAGGCAAATTTGAAGGTGCTGGAGGATGACGTGTGTCTGAAAAATCCCGATGTGACCTACTATGACTATGACGCTTCCACCATGATGTGTGTGGGAGATCCGAAGAAGGGCAAAGCCTCTTTTAGG GGTGACTCTGGGGGCCCCCTGGTGTGTGGGAAAAGAGCCCAGGGCATCGTTTCATGGGGATCCCAAAACAGCGCCTCCCCTGGAGTATACACAAGAGTCTCCACCTTCATCTCCTGGATAAAGGAGACGATGAGGACGCTGGAGCCCCGAGCCGAGCCGGGAATTGCTGCACGGGCCAGAGCTGCACCACTTCTGTCCTTTGGAGAGGCCCAGATGTAG
- the LOC125622043 gene encoding granzyme B isoform X3, translating to MEPSEIIGGKNAKPHSRPYMAYLDIQRRNKLISCGGFLVAENFVLTAAHCNGDKITVKLGAHNISKQERSQQEIPVCRQILHPQYDSETTNNDIMLLQVPLPSHQPAPSDLTLLQLAETVKLNKWVKTIPLPRTNKREKPGTKCSVAGWGCTSKQSESAPATTLQEANLKVLEDDVCLKNPDVTYYDYDASTMMCVGDPKKGKASFRGDSGGPLVCGKRAQGIVSWGSQNSASPGVYTRVSTFISWIKETMRTLEPRAEPGIAARARAAPLLSFGEAQM from the exons ATGGAGCCAA GTGAGATCATTGGAGGAAAAAAtgccaagccccactccagacccTACATGGCCTATCTGGATATACAACGCAGAAACAAGCTTATCAGCTGCGGAGGGTTCCTGGTGGCGGAGAACTTCGTGCTGACGGCCGCTCACTGCAATGGAGA CAAGATCACTGTCAAGCTGGGAGCGCATAATATTAGTAAACAGGAACGGAGCCAACAAGAGATCCCTGTGTGTCGCCAGATCCTCCACCCACAATACGACAGTGAGACCACTAACAATGACATCATGCTGTTGCAGGTACCACTCCCATCCCATCAGCCGGCCCCcagtgacctcacactgctgcag CTGGCAGAGACAGTGAAGCTGAATAAATGGGTGAAAACCATCCCCCTGCCACGCACCAACAAGAGAGAGAAGCCAGGGACCAAATGCAGTGTCGCCGGCTGGGGCTGCACCAGCAAACAGAGTGAATCAGCCCCAGCCACCACACTCCAGGAGGCAAATTTGAAGGTGCTGGAGGATGACGTGTGTCTGAAAAATCCCGATGTGACCTACTATGACTATGACGCTTCCACCATGATGTGTGTGGGAGATCCGAAGAAGGGCAAAGCCTCTTTTAGG GGTGACTCTGGGGGCCCCCTGGTGTGTGGGAAAAGAGCCCAGGGCATCGTTTCATGGGGATCCCAAAACAGCGCCTCCCCTGGAGTATACACAAGAGTCTCCACCTTCATCTCCTGGATAAAGGAGACGATGAGGACGCTGGAGCCCCGAGCCGAGCCGGGAATTGCTGCACGGGCCAGAGCTGCACCACTTCTGTCCTTTGGAGAGGCCCAGATGTAG
- the LOC125622043 gene encoding granzyme-like protein 1 isoform X4: protein MAYLDIQRRNKLISCGGFLVAENFVLTAAHCNGDKITVKLGAHNISKQERSQQEIPVCRQILHPQYDSETTNNDIMLLQVPLPSHQPAPSDLTLLQLAETVKLNKWVKTIPLPRTNKREKPGTKCSVAGWGCTSKQSESAPATTLQEANLKVLEDDVCLKNPDVTYYDYDASTMMCVGDPKKGKASFRGDSGGPLVCGKRAQGIVSWGSQNSASPGVYTRVSTFISWIKETMRTLEPRAEPGIAARARAAPLLSFGEAQM from the exons ATGGCCTATCTGGATATACAACGCAGAAACAAGCTTATCAGCTGCGGAGGGTTCCTGGTGGCGGAGAACTTCGTGCTGACGGCCGCTCACTGCAATGGAGA CAAGATCACTGTCAAGCTGGGAGCGCATAATATTAGTAAACAGGAACGGAGCCAACAAGAGATCCCTGTGTGTCGCCAGATCCTCCACCCACAATACGACAGTGAGACCACTAACAATGACATCATGCTGTTGCAGGTACCACTCCCATCCCATCAGCCGGCCCCcagtgacctcacactgctgcag CTGGCAGAGACAGTGAAGCTGAATAAATGGGTGAAAACCATCCCCCTGCCACGCACCAACAAGAGAGAGAAGCCAGGGACCAAATGCAGTGTCGCCGGCTGGGGCTGCACCAGCAAACAGAGTGAATCAGCCCCAGCCACCACACTCCAGGAGGCAAATTTGAAGGTGCTGGAGGATGACGTGTGTCTGAAAAATCCCGATGTGACCTACTATGACTATGACGCTTCCACCATGATGTGTGTGGGAGATCCGAAGAAGGGCAAAGCCTCTTTTAGG GGTGACTCTGGGGGCCCCCTGGTGTGTGGGAAAAGAGCCCAGGGCATCGTTTCATGGGGATCCCAAAACAGCGCCTCCCCTGGAGTATACACAAGAGTCTCCACCTTCATCTCCTGGATAAAGGAGACGATGAGGACGCTGGAGCCCCGAGCCGAGCCGGGAATTGCTGCACGGGCCAGAGCTGCACCACTTCTGTCCTTTGGAGAGGCCCAGATGTAG
- the LOC125622043 gene encoding granzyme B isoform X1, whose translation MQAQILLPLPMAFLLPPRAWAGEIIGGKNAKPHSRPYMAYLDIQRRNKLISCGGFLVAENFVLTAAHCNGDKITVKLGAHNISKQERSQQEIPVCRQILHPQYDSETTNNDIMLLQVPLPSHQPAPSDLTLLQLAETVKLNKWVKTIPLPRTNKREKPGTKCSVAGWGCTSKQSESAPATTLQEANLKVLEDDVCLKNPDVTYYDYDASTMMCVGDPKKGKASFRGDSGGPLVCGKRAQGIVSWGSQNSASPGVYTRVSTFISWIKETMRTLEPRAEPGIAARARAAPLLSFGEAQM comes from the exons ATGCAGGCCCAGATCTTGCTCCCGCTCCCcatggcctttctcctgccccccagggcctgggctg GTGAGATCATTGGAGGAAAAAAtgccaagccccactccagacccTACATGGCCTATCTGGATATACAACGCAGAAACAAGCTTATCAGCTGCGGAGGGTTCCTGGTGGCGGAGAACTTCGTGCTGACGGCCGCTCACTGCAATGGAGA CAAGATCACTGTCAAGCTGGGAGCGCATAATATTAGTAAACAGGAACGGAGCCAACAAGAGATCCCTGTGTGTCGCCAGATCCTCCACCCACAATACGACAGTGAGACCACTAACAATGACATCATGCTGTTGCAGGTACCACTCCCATCCCATCAGCCGGCCCCcagtgacctcacactgctgcag CTGGCAGAGACAGTGAAGCTGAATAAATGGGTGAAAACCATCCCCCTGCCACGCACCAACAAGAGAGAGAAGCCAGGGACCAAATGCAGTGTCGCCGGCTGGGGCTGCACCAGCAAACAGAGTGAATCAGCCCCAGCCACCACACTCCAGGAGGCAAATTTGAAGGTGCTGGAGGATGACGTGTGTCTGAAAAATCCCGATGTGACCTACTATGACTATGACGCTTCCACCATGATGTGTGTGGGAGATCCGAAGAAGGGCAAAGCCTCTTTTAGG GGTGACTCTGGGGGCCCCCTGGTGTGTGGGAAAAGAGCCCAGGGCATCGTTTCATGGGGATCCCAAAACAGCGCCTCCCCTGGAGTATACACAAGAGTCTCCACCTTCATCTCCTGGATAAAGGAGACGATGAGGACGCTGGAGCCCCGAGCCGAGCCGGGAATTGCTGCACGGGCCAGAGCTGCACCACTTCTGTCCTTTGGAGAGGCCCAGATGTAG